In Phyllobacterium zundukense, one DNA window encodes the following:
- a CDS encoding ABC transporter permease produces MSSTETQLESRRTGAWASNLLWAIGRFLLIGAITFLGLLAVTFFIGRVIPIDPALAIVGDRAPAHVVERVREEYGLNLPIYQQFVIYIKDALQGNFGNSVLTTNPVMTDIRRVFPATMELATFGTLIGALFGVPLGVLAAVKRGSIIDQIVRIIGLIGYSVPIFWLGLLALLVFYAKLGWTSGPGRIDVVYEYTFTPITGFYLLDAILQRNWDAFWNIFSFIILPASLLGYFSLAYISRMTRSFMLNELEQEYIVAARAKGLSETRIIWGHALRNAAVPLVTVIALSYAGLLEGSVLTETVFSWPGLGMYITNSLQNADMNAVLGGTIIIGTVFVAINLLSDVLYRALDPRTRAR; encoded by the coding sequence ATGAGCAGTACCGAAACACAATTGGAGTCCAGGCGTACAGGCGCCTGGGCCTCAAATCTCTTATGGGCGATTGGCAGGTTTCTGCTGATCGGCGCCATCACATTTCTGGGGCTTCTTGCCGTCACGTTTTTCATAGGGCGGGTCATACCGATCGATCCAGCGCTTGCCATTGTTGGCGACCGGGCGCCCGCGCATGTCGTGGAACGCGTGCGAGAGGAATATGGCCTCAACCTGCCGATTTACCAGCAGTTCGTGATCTATATAAAAGACGCATTGCAGGGCAATTTCGGCAATTCGGTACTGACCACCAATCCCGTCATGACCGATATCAGGCGGGTCTTCCCGGCAACCATGGAGCTGGCCACATTCGGTACGCTCATTGGTGCCTTGTTCGGTGTGCCGCTCGGCGTGCTGGCCGCAGTCAAGCGCGGCAGCATCATCGATCAGATCGTCCGCATCATCGGCCTTATCGGCTATTCGGTGCCGATTTTCTGGCTCGGGCTGCTGGCCCTGCTGGTATTCTACGCAAAGCTCGGCTGGACCTCCGGCCCTGGCCGTATCGACGTGGTCTACGAATATACATTCACTCCGATCACCGGCTTTTACCTGCTCGATGCGATCTTGCAGCGCAACTGGGATGCGTTCTGGAATATTTTCAGCTTCATCATCCTGCCTGCGTCGCTGCTCGGCTATTTTTCGCTCGCCTATATCAGCCGCATGACGCGCTCTTTCATGCTCAACGAGCTTGAACAGGAATATATCGTTGCGGCGCGCGCCAAGGGCCTGTCGGAAACCCGCATCATCTGGGGCCACGCGCTGCGCAACGCGGCTGTTCCGCTGGTGACGGTGATCGCGCTTTCCTATGCCGGACTGCTGGAAGGCTCTGTCCTCACCGAGACCGTATTCTCCTGGCCGGGACTTGGCATGTACATCACCAATTCGCTGCAGAACGCCGACATGAATGCGGTGCTGGGCGGAACCATCATCATCGGCACGGTCTTCGTTGCCATCAATCTGTTGTCCGATGTCCTGTATCGGGCGCTTGACCCACGGACGCGCGCGCGATGA
- the nikC gene encoding nickel transporter permease, with amino-acid sequence MSELSPTKPFSRREWLMSDRPQSRMQARLGRAYLVWSRFASNRLAVVGLAIIIALLLVAAFANVLAPHSPVAGDLRNARLLPPGGEYWLGTDDQGRDILSRLIYGSRLTLYVVILVAIIAAPIGLLVGTIAGYAGGWVDSILMRITDIFLAFPKLILALAFVAALGPGIENAVIAIAITSWPPYARIARAETLTVRNSDYIAAVQLMGASPTRIVLRHIMPLCLSSLIVRVTLDMAGIILTAAGLGFLGLGAQPPLPEWGAMIASGRRFIMDQWWVAAMPGFAILTVSLGFNLLGDGLRDALDPRGSNQ; translated from the coding sequence ATGAGTGAGCTTTCTCCTACCAAACCCTTCTCGCGCCGCGAATGGCTGATGAGCGACCGGCCGCAGTCGCGTATGCAGGCAAGGCTTGGCCGCGCCTATCTGGTCTGGAGCCGCTTCGCCAGCAACCGGCTGGCCGTTGTCGGCCTCGCTATCATCATCGCGCTGCTGCTGGTTGCGGCCTTCGCCAATGTGCTTGCCCCGCACTCGCCGGTAGCAGGCGATCTGCGCAATGCGCGCCTGCTGCCGCCCGGCGGCGAATACTGGCTCGGAACAGACGATCAGGGGCGCGATATCCTCTCGCGCCTCATTTATGGTTCGCGGTTGACGCTCTATGTCGTCATCCTCGTTGCCATTATCGCCGCGCCCATCGGGCTGCTTGTCGGCACGATCGCCGGCTATGCCGGGGGCTGGGTCGATTCCATATTGATGCGCATTACCGATATTTTCCTCGCCTTCCCCAAGCTCATCCTGGCACTGGCCTTTGTGGCTGCACTTGGTCCCGGCATCGAAAACGCCGTCATCGCCATCGCCATCACCTCTTGGCCGCCCTATGCGCGCATCGCACGGGCCGAAACGCTGACAGTGCGCAATTCCGACTATATCGCCGCGGTGCAGCTGATGGGTGCCTCGCCGACGCGCATCGTCCTGCGCCACATCATGCCGCTGTGCCTGTCCTCGCTGATCGTGCGGGTGACGCTCGACATGGCAGGCATCATCCTGACCGCCGCAGGGCTCGGCTTCCTAGGCCTCGGTGCGCAGCCGCCGCTGCCCGAATGGGGCGCGATGATCGCCTCCGGCCGCCGCTTCATCATGGATCAGTGGTGGGTGGCCGCAATGCCAGGCTTTGCCATCCTGACTGTCAGCCTCGGCTTCAACCTGCTTGGCGATGGTCTGCGCGACGCCCTCGATCCGCGAGGTAGCAACCAATGA